Within Capra hircus breed San Clemente chromosome 7, ASM170441v1, whole genome shotgun sequence, the genomic segment atatggattaacagatacatagattaatggaacagaatagagagcccagaaataaacccacacacgtatggggaaaaaaactttaacaaagaaggcaaaaatatacaatggagaaaagatagcctcttcaggaaatggtgttgggaaagctggacaatCACATGTAATCAATCAAATTAAAACACTCgctcacatcatacacaaaaataaattcaaaatggtttAACAACTTAAATATGACACAccaccataaaacttctagaagagaacataagcaaaatatTCTTGAATGTAAATCATAGCAATACTTTCTTAGATCCATCTTCcgaggcaaaagaaataaaaacaaaaataaataaatgggacctaatcaaacttacaagcttttgcacagaaaggaaaccatcaacaaaacaaaaagacaagctatgaaaaaggataaaatatttgcaaacaatgtgactgacaagggcttaatttctaaaatataagaaCAGCTTATAtagttcaatatcaaaaaataacTAACAGTTAACAAATAGactactactgctactgctaagtcgcttcagtcgtgtccgactctgtgcgaccccatagacggcagcccaccaggctcccccgtccctggcattctccaggcaagaacactggagtgggttgccatttccttctccaatgcatgaaagtgaaaagtgaaagtgaagtcactcagtcgtgtccgactcttagtgaccccatggactggagcccaccaggctccaccatctatgggattttccaggcaagagtactggagtggggtgccattgccttctctgaacaaatggacagaagacctaaatagacatttctccaaagaaagcatacagatggccaaaggcacacaaaaagatactcaatattgctaattattagggaaatgcaaattaaaattacaaagaaGCATCACCTCACACCGGGCAAAataaccatcatcaaaaagtctgcaaatactAAATGATGGGGAgagtgtggataaaagggaaccttcctacagcgtggtgggaatgtaaattggtgtagccattaaggtaaacagtatggaggtttagTTTATctaaacacagagttaccattgtcattgttgttgtgttatacagcaactattgttgttgttgctcagtccctaagtcatgtccaactttttgcaatcccatggattgcagcacatcaggttcctctgccctccatgatctcctggagtttgctcaaactcatgtccattgagtcagtgatgccatccaaccaactcatcctttgctgcacccttctccttttgccttcaatctttcccagcatcagggtctttttcagtgagtcagctctttgcatcaggtggccaaagtattggaacttcagcttcagcatcaaatattcagggttgatttcctttaggattgactgcttggatctccttgtagtccaagggactctcaagaatcttcttcagttcagttgctcagtcgtgtccaactctttgcgacccagctacagcatgccaggcttccctgtccaacaccaattcccagagcctacctaaattcatatccattgagtcggtgatgacatccgaccatctcatcctctgtcgtccccttctcctcctgccctcaatctttcccagcatcatggtcttttcaaatgagttggctcttcacatcaggtggccaaagtattggagtttcaggttcagcatcagtccttccaatgaatattcagaacgtAGTtcttttagaactgactggttgaatctccttgcagtccaagaaactctcaagagtcttctccaacaccacagttcaaaaacatcaattcttcagtgttcagctttctttatagtccaactctcacatccatacatgactactgaaaaaaccttagccttgactagatggatctttgatggcaaaataatgtctctgctttttactatgttgtctaggttggtcgatggacatgagtttgagtgaactctgggagttggtgatggacagggaggtctggcatgctgcaattcatggggtcgcaaagagtcggacacgactgagcaactgaactgaactgaactgaactgaactaggttggtcataactttccttccaaggagtaagtatcttttaatttcatggctgcaatcaccatctgcagtgattttggagccccaaaaataaagtctctcactgcttccactgtttccctatctatttcccatgaagtgatgggaccagatgccatgatcttagttttctgaatgttgagctttaagccaactttttcactctcctctttcactttcaccaagaagctctttagttcttcttcactttctgccgtaaaggtggtgtcacctgcatacctgaggttattgatatttctcctggaaatcttgattccagcttgtgtttcttccagcccagcgtttctcatgatgtactctgcatataatgcaTGCTGTTCCACATAATGCATGCTgactcatagctcagtcagtaaagaatctgcctgcaatgtaggagacctgggttcaattcctgggtcaggaagatcccctggaggaggaaatggaaatccactccagtattcttgcctgagaatcccatggacagaggagtctgacaggctacagtccatggggtcgcaagagttgggcatgacttagcgactaaaccacccaccaccaccaccaccactttgcatgtaagttaaaaaagcagggtgacaatatacagccttgacatactcctttcccaattctgaaccagtctgttgttccatgttcagttctaactgttgcttcttgacctgcatacagttttctcagaagacaggtcaggtggtctggtattcccatctctttaagaattttccacagttggttgtgatccacacagtcaaaggctttggcttagtcaataaagcagaagtagaagtttttctggaactctcttgatttttcatgatccagtggatgttgacaatttgatctctggttcctctctcttttgtaaatccaacttgaacatctggaagttcacagttcacgtattgttgaagcctggcttggagaattttgagcattactttgctagtgtgtgagatgagtgcatttgtgcagcagtttgagtgTTCATCAACAACTTAAGTGTTTATCAACAAATTACTGGATAAAGAAAAGTGGTGtaaatatatacagtggaatgttacctactcagccaagaaaaataataaaataatgccatttgcagcaacataaatggacctagaaattgtcatacttagtaaagtaagtcagatagaaaaagacaaacatcatatgatatcacttgtatgtggaatctaaaaaaatgatacaaatgaacaaaacagaaagattcTCACACAGAatacaaacttatgattaccaaaggggaaaggcagggataaattaggaatttggagtTAATAgatacacattaccatatataaaacagataaacaacaaggatctctgtatagcacagagaaccatatttaatatcttgtaatgtTGCtattagccatgtctgactctttgcaaccccatggactatagcccaccaagctcctctgtccacataattctccaggcaagaatactgtaggagatagccattcccttctccaaaggatctttctgacccagggatcaaactcagtctcctgcattgcaggcatattctttactgtctgagccaccagagaagcccattttattttcttgggctccaaaatcactgtggatagtgactgtagccatgaaattaaaagacattttctccttgCTGTCAGAATAGAAAGTCCCAGCCCTAATTCTCCCACAAAAATACTAATTAGTAATGATATGTGTAATGAAATACCCTTACAAGAAATCCATAATAAAGTTAAGAAGTTGGAGTACCCAAATGAATTTAAAACTTGAACAGCTGTATTGAAACAAATAAGAAGAGTAATTTTACTTTACTCACATCAGCCCTTCCCAGAAGCTGGCATAGCTCAGCACCAGGAAAAAATACCCTGTTCCACTCTCCCACCATCaaggggaaagagaagagcaGAGCATGCGTCCAATGTTTCAGCTCCTTGGAGAACTTCATGAGGGACTAGTTTCTATATATTGCCCTACTCAGAGAACTGATAGGACTGGCATAGTTTAGATGCCTGGGAATCATGACGAATAAGCAACTTCTTTGCTAGCAAAAAGGCAGCTAGCTCCTttaggaaggagggagaaagggtgTGAATCCAACCCTTCTGGGTTTTGGAGGGCTGCTCAAGGAACTAGTATCTGTCTCACTTGACTTGAAACTGTCAGGGAACCACCATAGTTTAGATGCCTAATGGCCACTGAGAACAAACAAGAGTAGCTTGCTGCTGTAGAACAAGAAAAATTGAAATGCTACAGAAAGACAGTAGAAGGAGCAAGacagatcattttaaaatatctgataaagagatgtgaaaagaaagaaaatagtgagcccacactctagagcccacaagctgcagtTATTCATCTCATGtcctacaactactgaagcccctgcacctggggcccatgctccacaactagagaagccactgcgatgagaagcccacacactgcactCGCTacagctagaggaaagcccaagcagcaactgagacccagcatagccaaagataaagaaatacttttttaaaaaataaagaaagaatggtGAGAATTTCCCAAACCTGGAGAGGGGTTTGGACATCCAAGTTCATCAAGCCGATAGGTTACCTCAAATTTTCAATGCAAGACAATCTTCTTCAAGACAAATTACAATAAAATTGtgtaaaatcaaagaagaaaaaagacaatttttaaagcaacaagaaaaaaaatgtatcttataTAAGACAACTCTCATAAGGCTATCAGCAGATATTGCAGCAGAAGCATTGTATGCCAGGAAAGAATGGGAGGATATATTCAAAGAGCTAAAAGAAAAAATGCCAACCATGAAAACTTGACCCTACAAAGCTgaccttcaaaaatgaagataaGATAAAGACTTTCCCAAACAAACGAAAACTGAGGGAGTTCATCACCTACTATTAGATGTGCCTTACAAGAAATGCTGAAAGGAGTTCTTCAAGCTGAAATGAAAGGCAGCTAATAACATGAAATCATATGAAAATACACGATACACTGGTAAAGGGAATATATAGTCAGATTCAGAATAATCTAATACTGTAATATGATGGTGTGATAACCATTTAACTCTAGTATAAGGGTTATAAAACAaaggtgttaaaaataaatatagctaCAATAATTTGTTTATGGtacagaatatgaaaaagatgtCAATTATGGCAACAAAAACAAAGTAAGGGGAGAGGAAAAAGAGTAGAGTTTTTTAATATGATCAAAGTTATCAGCTTAAAATAAACTGTTTTATCTGTAAGATATTTCAAGTTACCACAGGGTaactacaaaacaaacaaaaaactacaatAGACACATACACACGAGATAAAGAAAAGGGAATCAAAGTATACCCCAATGGAAAATCATCAGTTCACAAAAGAAGATagcaagagaggaagaaaagaacaaaggaacaatgaaacaaccagaaaacaatgAACAAGATGGTGATAGTAAGTTTTTACTTATCAAGAATTACTTTCaatgtaagtggattaaattATCCAATCAAAGGGCACAGAATGGCTgaaaacgttaaaaaaaaaaaaaagacacaactaCAAGCTGCCTCCAAAACATTCACTTCAGCTAATACACAGGCTCAAAGTgaagatatggaaaaagatattccaccaAAAGAGAGGGGAGAGTTAAACTATCCTTAGATAAAATCAACTTTAAGTAGAAAACTGTAACCAAAGACAAAAAGGTCACTAAAACTGATAAAATGATCATGTCATCGAGAAgataaaataatcataaatacATATGTACCTAACATCAGAgcacataaatataaaaacaaatactaGCAGATCTGAAGCAGTGAAGGGAATGATGGACAACATTACAATATCCACTTTCATCAACGGATAGATTCTCCAGaaagaaatcaataagaaaacattGAACTTGTACTACACTTTACATCCAATGTACCTAACAGATATACAtgtagaacattccatccaagggcagcagaatatacattcttctcaagcacacatggcaCATTCTCCAGGGTAGATCAGATATTAGATCCAAATCAAGGgtaagcaaattttaaaagaccaaaaTTATATGAagtatcttttccaaccacaatggttaaatatgtggaaattaaacaatacattcCTGGAAACCAATGGATCAAAGATGAAATCaagggaaaattaaaaaatatcttgaaaCAAGTGAATATGAAAACACAACACATCAAAACTTatgaggtgggcttccctggtagctcagtagtaaagaatcgatgtgccaatacaggagattagGGTTCAGTCCtcgatctggaaagatcccacatgctgcagagcagctaaagcCCCTGCATCACAActgctgaaactactgaagcctagagcccacgctccacaacaggAGCCATCACAGTCAGAAGCCAACGTGCCATGACTAGACAGCATCCGCCACTTgctcacgcagcaacaaagacccagcacagccaaaaataaataaataaaatcatatttttaaaaaaacttatgaaatgcagcaaaagcaatgCTAAGAGGGAGGTTTATTGTGATAAATGTctacattaagaaaaaatgatctcacttatgtggaatctaacaaacttatagatacagaaaacaaattcgTGGTTGCCAGATGCAAGGGGTGGGTGCAATGGGTGAAGGTGGTCCAAAAGGACAAActgacagttttaaaataaataagtcctagTGAAATAATGCACAGTATGGTGATTGTAGTTAATAATgctgtattatatatttgaaagatgCTAAAGAAAGGATCTTAAAggttttcattgaaaaaaattttgtaactatgtatagtgatgaatgttaactagatttattgtggtgatcatttcacaatatatacaaacactgaatcattacattgtacacctgaaattaatatcaattatacttcaatttttaattaaattaaatttaaatgtttttaaatgaatttaattaaTGAATGTTCAGTATAAATCTTGGGAAGATATCCGTGAATAAACTTAAGAGACTTTCAAATCCATAACAGGAaacagagaaattttaaaaatacttttatatggCAAAATATACCCTAAGCAAATCAATATATAGGAGGAAAATATCTGTGATATAGATAGGAGATAAAAGCTAATTATTGACAGAGAACTTTCCCAAAttgaaaaacaaccaaaaaatttAACTGACAAATCAATGAAAACCAAATGCTGATGACATTATGCTCAAAGCTGTACAGGAATTAAAATTAAAGTAACAAAGATACCATTTTATACATATCACATTGGCAGAATGTAAgacctctacttttttttttctctattgctttTAAAGATAAAAGGGAAAGTACTCAAACTTGTTGGTAGAGatcataagaaatttaaaattttgggaAAGTAATCtagaaacatatatttaaattaaaattattcataCTCTTAGATTCAtcaatatctgaaaatgaactttaTACAAATAAAGGCACAAATATTTTAGGAATATGTAAAATGATATTACAGcacagtttgctgctgctaagtcacttcagttgtgtctgactctgtgcaaccccataagacggcaacccaccaggctccccccatccctgggattctccaggcaagaacactggagtgggttgccatttccttctccactgcatgaaagtgaaaagtaaaagtgaagtcgctcaatcgtgtccgactctgagcaactgcagcctaccaagctcctccatccatgggagtttcaggcaagagtactaaagtgggttgccattgccttctccacagcacGGTTTatgagggcaaaaaaaaaaaacacaaagtacTCATCAACTGGTGAATAACTgataaatgatataaatgatatcatataaatGGTACATCCACACTATAGAGTACTACACAGCTATTAAATGactcaagaatttccacaaaGTACTGGTGACTGTGAAATGTAAAATGCAGTATCTATGCTAACAAAATTTCCAaaagaaacaataacaaaaacccaccacgtgtatgcatgtatgtgaatAATTATGTAActgcaaataaaaatgttaaaggaaaatCATAAGGTTTTTCAGATTGTATACAGACAGGGGAATGGTGATGTGCCAGAGTAAAATAAGGAAGGAGCAAACAAAAAAGATTctttaagaaggaagaaaaatgcacCTTTAagaaaacctttaaaaagttatGGCCCCATTCAAAacaaaatctgtatgtgggtatatctataaattttaaagaaacagattttaaaatgtttaattatggCTAGAGGCTTAAGTACTTACAATGTGGAGTTTCTTGAAAAATGCTTATGtaagcaataaatattttaaaactgtcaaGAATTCAACAAAAGCAAATAATTAGTATTATGActaaaactatggtttttactAATATTTAATTTGAAGATTAATGGAACTCATGATGTCAGTAACACTCATTAAAACCATAATGACGAGCAAATTAAAGAATGACCTTAAAATTGAGATTGAAGAATCTTAAACAGAAAACTGTGAGGATggctaaaacagaaagaaaatttaaaatatgacctCACCTTTTTCAACTGCTCTAATTCTGCTTCTATTTCACCTGGTCCCTCCGCAGAACTCAGGCAAGGAGGAAGACTGGGGCTGAAGGCCATGAGGTCGGTCTTGGGCGGCCCCTCCCCAGAGCACAccctctgctgcttctgctgagAGTAAGACCAGCTCCCCACCGCGCTGGAGCACACCAGCCTGGGCTTCACCGGCCCGCACGTGCCTTCGCTGGGCGGCGCCGAGCACCGCAGCGCCGTGTACAGCAGCAGCGTGAGCACAAACAGGCTGGACACCGCGCAGATGGCGATGATCAGGTACACGTTCACATCCACTAACGCCGTCTCTGCGCCAGCTGCACCAGATAATGCCCGCGAAGAGGCCTTGGGCGCCTGGCCGCTGTCCTCCAGCGACAGCAGCACGGTGGCCGTGGCCATCAGCGCCGGCTCGCCGTGGTCCTTCACCAGCACCAGCAGGCGCTGGCGCGGCGCGTCCGCCTCGTCCAGGGCGCGCGTCGTGCTGATCTCGCCGGTGTACAGCCCCACGCGGAACGGGCTGCGTGCGCCGCCCGCCACCGGCTGCAGCTCGTACGACAGCCACGCGTTGTAGCCCGAGTCGGCGTCCACCGCGCGCACCTTCGCCACCACGTGGCCCGCGCCCACGGACCTCGACACCACCTGGCTCACCGCGCTGGGGCCTCCGCCTGGCCCGGGCGGCAGCAGCGCAGGCGCGTTGTCGTTCTCGTCCAGCACGAACACCTGCAGCGTCACACTGCTGCCCAGGGGCGGCACGCCCGCATCGCGCGCGCTCACCTGGAACTGCAGCAGCTCCAGCTCCTCGTGGTCCAGCGGCTGCAGCGCGTACACCTTGCCGCTCTCCGCGTGCACCGACACGTAGCTCGACAGCGCGCGCTCGCCCACCCGCCGCTCCACCAGCGAGTAGGACACCAGAGCGTTCTCCTGCGCGTCCGCGTCTCGCGCCGACACGGTGAAGATGTGGCAGCCGGGCGGGTTGTTCTCCTTCACGAACACCGTGTACTCGGGCTGCGCGAACGCGGGCGCGTTGTCGTTCACGTCGGCCACCTCCACGGACACGCTGGCTGTGGCCGAGAGCGACGGCAAGCCCCCGTCCCTCGCAGTCACCACCACCTCATAATTCGCCACGCTCTCGCGGTTCAAGGTGTTGTCCAACACGAGTGAATAGTAATTCTTGAAGGTGGACACCAACTTGAACGGGTTATGAGGCATCAGGGAGCAGGTCACCTGCCCGTTGGCGCCGGAGTCACGGTCGGACACGCTGATCAAGGCGATGACAGTGCCCACCTGAGCGTCCTCTCGCACCGGAAGAGCCAAAGAAGTGATGGTAACTTCTGGAGCATTGTCATTTATATCTACTATTTCCACCAAAATGGTACAATGACCCGCCATTGGAATATTCCCTTTGTCAATCGCTTCCACAGATATTTCATACAATTTATTTTCTTCGAAATCCAATTTACCTtttgttctaatttctccactgTCGGGATTTATGTAAAACGCATATAATACTGCAGGTGATACAGGTCTTCTAAATGAGTAGGTTATGTCTGCATTTGTACCATCATCAGGGTCTGTGGCATTTAGTTTGATCACTAATGAGCCATTAAGTGAGTTCTCTAACATTCTCACTTTATAAATTAATTGGTCAAATTCTGGTGCGTTGTCATTCACATCCAGGATTGTTATCAGCAGCTGAACTGTGCTGGTCAACTCGGGTTTACCTCCATCACTAGCTGTCAATAATAAACTATGTTCCTGAATTTCCTCTCTGTCCAGTGATTTCCTTAACACAAGTGATAACGAAGACATTTGTTCACGACTGTTTTGTGTGTCCAAAGTGAAATAATCGTTGGGATCGACTCGGTACGTCAAGGCGGAGTTTACTCCAATATCTGCATCAGATGCGCCATCTAGCGGGAACCGAGTTTCCGGAGGTCTAGATTCAGCAATGAttattcttttttcactttctgggAACACAGGCGGGTTGTCGTTAATATCTGTAACTTCCACCTCCACATGGAACACCTGCAGCGGCCGGTCCACGATCACCTCCAGATGGATGCTGCACTCCGCGCTCCTTCCGCACAGCTCTTCCCGGTCGATCCGAGAATTCACAAACAAAATGCCATTCTGCAGATTTACCTCCAGAAGATCCCCGCGGCCTTTGGACGCCACCCGGAACAGGCGGGGCACCAGCTCCGCCAGCTCCAGTCCTAGGTCCTGGGCGATGCGGCCCACGAAGGTGCCGTGTTTTGCCTCCTCGGGAACCGAGTAATGGACCTGGCCGCTCCCCGACTCCCAGGCTGCAAGGAGCAGAAGAGCGAGCAGCAAAAGCCGAGCTCCTGGGCCTTCTCTCCAGGAAAACAGCATGGTACACTCAAAAGCCTTCAGAGATATCTGAAGTCTATAGGCTACCTTACTTCAAATGCCCCTCCAGGTCTAATTTTACGGCCTTCTATTGCGGGAGGATTCGCGGAGGTTTTCCACTATCTGCCAATTTTCTCCAAGAAGGAAGGAGCGGAGGCGCTTTCTTCGCGGAATTGTTTTCAGTGAAGAGCGACACCATGCGCATGAATGTGTAAGTGTAATAACGACTCAGTTCATAATTTCCGTTGCCGTAagggatttattttttcttcttgcatTTCATGACATTTTTCACTGCAAATACGTAATGGAAGATTAAATGTTTTTCTCTCCAGCAACAGTAAATCATTGTATTCTGTTCAGCATTGGCTTCTAGTTGAAATCGGTTGATGAGTTCCATCTTTCCACAAAAACATTTTTGCATGTGTAAAACGTAGTGCAGAATTTGTAAAAAGAGGCAGTAGTCCACATTCACTTTTGGAAATCAGACTATAGTTCTTCATAGCTTTGTGGGACTGTCCTTTTCCTGTAATATTTTTGAGACCTACTCACACAACTCCCTTGACTCCAAACAGAAACATAATGAATCacataagaatgaaataaatgaacatgGAAAATTCGGTAACTGATACAccagattttaaataaatacaatatttttaactTCCCCCAAACATGATTGTGAATTtggataaaatatttgtattggAAGAAAATGTCTATCAATGTAAATATAAGTTTGTATATGAGTGTGTATGTACATAAACACACAATATTGACCATTTAGATAAAACAATACTTTGAAGTCCTggattttctttgtataaaaCATGCCAAGAACTAGTATCTCATGTATTTGCTAAAAATGAAATTACTACCAGTaaacttcccttttctttctccctaaCTTATACCATTACTGGGGAATTTCCTAGTATCATTTAAGTTGACTGATTTTCCAAGTAACAAGAAGTATATACAGATGTTAACACACCTCTagcaaggaagaaaggaagagaatctTACTTTTATCTTTACCAAGTCACCAAGTTCCATGCCAACAGGGCTAGGAAAGAAAGAGTATAGCTCCATAACTCTCTTGCCTGTTTTGTGCCCAACTCTGCAGGAAATAAGAGTTGGGTTCATTTCTGAATCTTTGCTCCCCTCTGAAAATGTGAGTATTTGATATTCTCTCACCATCATTCTCCTCATTGCTCCATTACTTTTATTAACACATCTTTACTTTTATAATGGGAATAGTTTCTTGATTCTAATTGTTTTTGTGTATCAGGCCCTAACTTGTCTTTTTTACCTCTCCATCTAACCTAGACTACACAGTCAAGCATTTAAAACATGCCTTTCCAATAGTTCAGGAGTTTGctattgacatgtacacactgccatatttaaaatggagaaccaacaagaacctactgcatagcacagggaactctgctcaatattatgtggcagcctggatgggaggggagtttgggggagaatggacacatgtgtatgtacaactgaatccctttgctgtctacctgaaactatcacaacattgtttattgGCTATAGTCCAAcacaaattaaaactttaaaaaataaaacatgcccTTTCAGATACCCTATGGGTACATATCTTCTTATATCACCCctctttaacattttctttagCTTTCAATACACAGCCTAACTATTCATTTTCTCCATGCTTTCTATTGAACTCCTCAGTTCATTAACCACTTAACATTACTATATTCTCTACAAGTTTATGCTCACCTTTACCTCAATTGACCCCTCAAGTGAATTCATAATTTCTGCCCATAGAGATTCTTccatactttcttttttctcaaattcCCAACCTCATTCCAACCATGTGGTTCTCAGATGACTTACCCAGAAAGATAAGTCATCAAATACAAACTCAATGGCTCTCTTCTTATGTCGACATTTCTCTTTATATTCTCCATTATTCATTCACTACTAAGGAAAAATCGTGCCACCTTTAAGGCCAACCCTACTGTCTTATTTTCTCTATTCTCATTCATATGTTTCATCTTTATCTTCATTCCTTCTCTGCCTGTCTGATTTTCAGTATCTCCCTCTTTACTTACTTCTTTCCCTCACATTAGAAAACACTCTGGAAAGGCTTTGTGTGGAAGAAAATTACAAGATGTAAAATACACTTTTAGAAGATTCACCTGATAATTGTATCAGAGCAGTAGCATGCCATAATGGGTTGATGATCCTCCAAAACTGGGTTTGAGTCACTTTGCACGATCTATGTGGCTTAAGTTTCAGACTACTTATCAGTAGAATGCTAATAATAAATATTGTACCTGCACTGTAGGGGTGATTTCAtaactaaatgagataatacaattAAAGACCTTAGAACAGGTCCTGGAAAAAATAGGGGGTGATAAATAttctttggttgtgctgggtcccagacaagggatcaaacccagtcttcctgctttgggaatgcagagtcttagccactgggccaccagacaAGTCCTGAATAACTATTCTTATATTTTACGGAATCAAAGAAATGTTACTAATTGTAAGATGTGTCATTATTTGT encodes:
- the LOC102181119 gene encoding protocadherin alpha-13 isoform X5, yielding MLFSWREGPGARLLLLALLLLAAWESGSGQVHYSVPEEAKHGTFVGRIAQDLGLELAELVPRLFRVASKGRGDLLEVNLQNGILFVNSRIDREELCGRSAECSIHLEVIVDRPLQVFHVEVEVTDINDNPPVFPESEKRIIIAESRPPETRFPLDGASDADIGVNSALTYRVDPNDYFTLDTQNSREQMSSLSLVLRKSLDREEIQEHSLLLTASDGGKPELTSTVQLLITILDVNDNAPEFDQLIYKVRMLENSLNGSLVIKLNATDPDDGTNADITYSFRRPVSPAVLYAFYINPDSGEIRTKGKLDFEENKLYEISVEAIDKGNIPMAGHCTILVEIVDINDNAPEVTITSLALPVREDAQVGTVIALISVSDRDSGANGQVTCSLMPHNPFKLVSTFKNYYSLVLDNTLNRESVANYEVVVTARDGGLPSLSATASVSVEVADVNDNAPAFAQPEYTVFVKENNPPGCHIFTVSARDADAQENALVSYSLVERRVGERALSSYVSVHAESGKVYALQPLDHEELELLQFQVSARDAGVPPLGSSVTLQVFVLDENDNAPALLPPGPGGGPSAVSQVVSRSVGAGHVVAKVRAVDADSGYNAWLSYELQPVAGGARSPFRVGLYTGEISTTRALDEADAPRQRLLVLVKDHGEPALMATATVLLSLEDSGQAPKASSRALSGAAGAETALVDVNVYLIIAICAVSSLFVLTLLLYTALRCSAPPSEGTCGPVKPRLVCSSAVGSWSYSQQKQQRVCSGEGPPKTDLMAFSPSLPPCLSSAEGPGEIEAELEQLKKPRQPNPDWRYSASLRAGMHSSVHLEEAGILRAGPGGPEQQWPTVSSATPEPEAGEVSPPVGAGVNSNSWTFKYGPGNPKQPGPGELPDKFIIPGSPAIISIRQEPTNSQIDKSDFITFGKKEETKKKKKKKKGNKTQEKKEKGNSTTDNSDQ